A part of Legionella sainthelensi genomic DNA contains:
- a CDS encoding CTP synthase yields MTNFIFITGGVVSSLGKGIAAASLAAVLEARGLKVTLIKLDPYINVDPGTMSPFQHGEVFVTHDGAETDLDLGHYERFVNTTMTKRNNFTSGKIYETVIKKERRGDYLGGTVQVIPHITNEIKRCIKLGADDFDVAMVEIGGTVGDIESLPFLEAIRQMRIELGSQRTLFIHLTLVPYIATSGETKTKPTQHSVKELRSIGIQPDILICRSEKILPMADRAKIALFTNVDKDGVIPLEDAPSIYQIPRILSEHGLDDIVVKKLGLDAKPADLSEWDRVVAMQAIQTMTVKIAMVGKYIELNDAYKSINEALLHAGIHTQTKVEIVYLDAELIEKHGASLLESVDAVLVPGGFGERGIEGKIKAIQYARENKVPFLGICLGMQTAVIEFSRNVIGLKEANSTEFNKNTPYPVLGLISEWRDADGSKQLRDENVDLGGTMRLGAQLCQLEEGTLARKVYGKPQIIERHRHRYEVNNKYVESLVEHGLVISGRSADNSLVEMVELADHPWFLACQFHPEFTSTPRASHPLFKQFVLAAREKHQGKNKE; encoded by the coding sequence ATGACAAATTTTATTTTTATTACAGGTGGAGTAGTATCTTCCTTAGGAAAAGGTATTGCGGCTGCGTCACTCGCTGCTGTTCTTGAGGCACGTGGTCTTAAAGTGACGCTGATTAAGCTTGATCCTTACATTAATGTTGATCCAGGAACAATGAGTCCTTTTCAGCATGGTGAAGTTTTTGTGACTCACGACGGCGCAGAGACAGATTTAGACTTAGGACATTATGAACGTTTTGTGAATACAACCATGACAAAACGTAATAATTTTACTTCAGGGAAGATTTACGAAACGGTTATTAAAAAAGAAAGACGAGGGGACTATTTAGGTGGTACGGTTCAGGTAATTCCTCATATTACCAATGAAATTAAACGATGTATTAAATTAGGTGCTGATGATTTTGATGTAGCTATGGTAGAAATTGGGGGAACTGTCGGAGATATAGAATCACTACCTTTTCTCGAAGCAATCCGTCAAATGCGTATTGAATTAGGCTCACAACGGACTTTGTTTATACACCTTACTTTAGTCCCTTATATTGCTACTTCAGGTGAGACCAAAACAAAGCCTACCCAACACTCAGTGAAAGAGTTACGCTCTATAGGGATTCAGCCTGATATTTTGATTTGTCGATCTGAAAAAATATTACCTATGGCTGATCGCGCTAAAATTGCATTATTTACCAATGTTGATAAAGACGGTGTTATTCCTCTTGAGGATGCTCCAAGTATTTATCAAATTCCAAGAATATTATCTGAGCATGGCTTAGACGATATTGTAGTCAAAAAATTGGGGCTTGATGCAAAGCCAGCTGATTTAAGTGAATGGGACCGTGTTGTTGCAATGCAGGCCATTCAAACGATGACTGTAAAAATTGCAATGGTTGGTAAATACATTGAATTAAACGATGCTTATAAATCAATTAATGAAGCATTACTGCATGCTGGAATTCATACTCAAACAAAAGTCGAAATCGTGTATCTGGATGCTGAACTCATCGAAAAACATGGTGCATCACTTTTGGAAAGTGTCGATGCTGTTCTTGTTCCAGGTGGATTTGGTGAGCGAGGCATTGAGGGAAAAATTAAAGCGATTCAGTATGCTCGTGAAAATAAAGTCCCATTTTTAGGAATTTGTTTAGGAATGCAAACTGCTGTAATCGAATTTTCTAGAAATGTTATTGGCCTAAAAGAAGCAAATTCTACTGAATTTAATAAAAATACTCCATATCCCGTGCTGGGGTTAATTAGTGAATGGAGGGATGCGGATGGTTCCAAACAGCTTCGTGACGAAAATGTTGATTTAGGCGGAACCATGCGTTTGGGGGCGCAATTATGTCAATTGGAAGAAGGTACTTTGGCGCGTAAGGTATATGGAAAACCTCAAATTATAGAGCGTCATCGGCATCGTTATGAAGTCAATAACAAGTATGTTGAAAGTTTAGTGGAGCATGGTTTGGTTATCTCCGGTCGCTCAGCAGATAATTCTTTAGTGGAGATGGTAGAGTTAGCGGATCATCCGTGGTTTTTGGCATGCCAATTCCATCCTGAATTTACATCAACCCCGAGAGCAAGTCATCCATTATTTAAACAATTTGTACTTGCTGCTCGAGAGAAACATCAAGGAAAAAATAAAGAATGA
- a CDS encoding bifunctional 3,4-dihydroxy-2-butanone-4-phosphate synthase/GTP cyclohydrolase II, translated as MKHSLVTIEHAVETLKAGKMIILMDDEDRENEGDLVVAAEHATPEIINFMSRQGCGLICLSMAEELIDKLQLPMMAQNNKSPYGTAFTVSIEAAKGVSTGISAKDRAQTIKIAINPESGPADVISPGHVFPLRAKKKGVLERAGQTEGSVDLARLAGLIPAAVICEIINEDGTMSRRDELIAFSTKHDIPMVTIKDLIEYRVRHEVLVNAEASTRIPLQNKGDFKMTVFANELDQAEHFALVKAPVSANRVPLVRIHSECITGDIFGSCKCDCGKQLDQSLSMIAEEGGILIYLRQEGRGIGLANKLKAYALQEQGLDTVDANHQLGLPVDSRDYAIAYQVLKYFGIDAIRLLTNNPSKIAAVDRYGIKVTERVPLEIEPTKESHRYLKTKKERMGHLLAIN; from the coding sequence ATGAAGCATTCATTAGTTACAATAGAACATGCAGTGGAAACACTCAAAGCCGGTAAAATGATTATTTTAATGGATGATGAAGATAGGGAAAATGAAGGAGATTTGGTTGTAGCTGCAGAACATGCAACTCCAGAGATCATTAATTTTATGTCTCGACAAGGTTGTGGTTTGATCTGTTTGTCTATGGCTGAGGAACTGATCGATAAATTGCAATTGCCAATGATGGCTCAAAATAATAAATCGCCTTATGGTACGGCATTCACTGTATCGATTGAAGCGGCAAAAGGTGTATCAACAGGTATTTCAGCCAAAGATAGGGCTCAAACGATTAAGATAGCAATTAATCCTGAAAGCGGTCCAGCAGATGTTATCTCTCCAGGACATGTTTTTCCTTTACGAGCCAAGAAAAAAGGTGTGTTAGAAAGAGCGGGCCAAACAGAAGGTAGTGTTGATTTGGCTAGGTTAGCAGGTTTGATACCTGCTGCGGTGATTTGTGAAATTATTAATGAAGATGGTACCATGAGTCGGCGTGATGAGTTAATTGCATTTTCTACAAAGCATGACATTCCAATGGTGACTATCAAGGATCTGATCGAATATAGGGTTCGTCATGAAGTCTTAGTCAACGCTGAGGCATCAACACGCATTCCTTTGCAAAATAAAGGTGATTTTAAGATGACCGTATTTGCAAATGAGTTGGATCAGGCTGAGCATTTTGCTTTGGTCAAAGCACCTGTGTCGGCAAATCGCGTTCCTTTGGTGCGTATCCATTCAGAATGTATTACTGGAGATATTTTTGGCTCTTGTAAATGTGATTGTGGTAAACAACTGGATCAATCACTTTCTATGATTGCTGAAGAAGGAGGGATATTAATTTATCTACGCCAGGAAGGTCGAGGAATTGGTTTAGCAAATAAATTAAAGGCCTATGCTTTGCAAGAGCAAGGGTTAGATACAGTTGATGCGAATCACCAATTGGGTCTACCCGTTGACAGTAGAGATTATGCTATTGCTTATCAAGTGCTTAAATATTTTGGCATTGATGCAATAAGATTATTAACGAATAACCCATCAAAGATTGCTGCTGTTGACCGTTATGGAATAAAGGTAACTGAGAGAGTGCCTTTAGAAATAGAGCCTACTAAGGAAAGTCACAGATATTTAAAAACCAAAAAAGAGAGAATGGGGCATTTGTTGGCAATCAATTAG
- the ribD gene encoding bifunctional diaminohydroxyphosphoribosylaminopyrimidine deaminase/5-amino-6-(5-phosphoribosylamino)uracil reductase RibD: MHKKFLLAALEQARLGQGHCAPNPCVGAVAVQNGTIIAQACHRGAGTPHAEQLLLTQIPPKTPGVCLYISLEPCNHWGRTPPCVDAIINHGVEEVVFAYLDPNPIVAQNNSSEKLRSRGIKVTHYPVAEITEFYKSYTYWTLTQKPRITVKIAQTLNGKIGQAEGERVILSNALCEQFTHQMRAAADVILTTARTVQLDNPRMNVRLNNEEQKKTIAIIDRQLALNQEARIFSTAAHCHIFHCKEQKIFYPNSTFHLMSEKNGVMDLNGVIKHLGALGYHDVWVEAGGALFSALHREGLVHRTYLYIVPTSLEHNAISAYQQSGVFSRAHTVSWHAMEDNMIACLDWREDETNEVAL, encoded by the coding sequence ATGCACAAAAAGTTTTTGCTCGCAGCACTCGAACAAGCCCGTCTTGGGCAAGGCCATTGCGCCCCTAATCCTTGCGTTGGTGCTGTTGCTGTGCAAAATGGAACTATTATAGCACAAGCATGTCATCGAGGTGCAGGGACTCCACATGCAGAACAATTATTGTTAACACAAATTCCTCCTAAAACACCAGGAGTTTGTTTGTATATTTCTCTTGAGCCATGTAACCATTGGGGAAGAACCCCTCCTTGTGTGGATGCAATTATTAATCATGGTGTTGAAGAGGTTGTTTTTGCATATTTAGATCCTAATCCAATTGTTGCGCAAAATAATTCTTCAGAAAAGCTGCGTTCACGAGGAATTAAGGTGACACATTACCCCGTTGCAGAAATTACTGAGTTTTATAAAAGTTATACTTATTGGACTTTAACGCAAAAGCCTAGGATTACTGTTAAAATAGCACAAACATTAAATGGTAAAATTGGTCAAGCTGAAGGAGAACGTGTTATCCTATCGAATGCTTTATGTGAACAATTTACTCACCAAATGAGAGCGGCTGCTGATGTAATTCTTACTACGGCTAGAACAGTGCAGTTGGATAATCCTAGAATGAATGTTCGCTTGAACAATGAAGAACAGAAAAAAACTATAGCAATTATTGACAGACAATTAGCTCTTAATCAAGAAGCTAGAATTTTTTCAACAGCGGCTCATTGCCATATCTTTCATTGTAAAGAGCAGAAAATTTTTTATCCCAATAGTACCTTTCATCTAATGTCTGAGAAGAATGGTGTTATGGATTTAAATGGTGTAATAAAGCATTTAGGCGCATTGGGATATCATGATGTTTGGGTGGAAGCAGGTGGTGCTCTTTTTAGTGCATTACATCGGGAAGGATTAGTTCATCGAACTTATTTATATATTGTTCCCACTAGTTTGGAGCACAATGCAATTTCAGCCTACCAACAAAGTGGGGTATTTAGCCGAGCGCATACTGTTTCTTGGCATGCTATGGAGGACAACATGATAGCATGTTTGGATTGGCGGGAGGATGAAACAAATGAGGTCGCGTTATGA
- a CDS encoding M48 family metalloprotease, which produces MIKLNIKKNIHWILLISILTQSSFAVERLSPYSTNELEQLEKEFVQQINQSESVERNPLASQYINHIGKNLAQAGHIKPPDFFIVKSNEINAFAGPGGHIGINSQLILTTTSESELAGVMAHEIAHVRLHHLYSMIEHQKQMRIPMLATVLASAALGVINPTVGMAGMMGALSGFSQDNINFARSKEKEADRIGIDMLIKAGYNPHSMAAFFKKMQENSRYYYTANVPAILRSHPLDGDRIAEAESRTASFARKKYPDSNDYALVKEIIRTSVIRDPKRLLDYYEHQCNKKTPAHACQYGHALALISTNKYTQASAILTPLLEQQNSLYFQIAMAQAETGLTQYKSALSRLEEIQKNYPDNYAALMAYADGLLAANQNEKATAILLKGSRKYKQDLPLCRQLAQAQAQAHKKGYAYFTQAQCLLLEGQKRAAVAQLKVARSLAKNDPYLLARISAKIDEIVN; this is translated from the coding sequence ATGATTAAATTGAACATTAAGAAAAACATCCACTGGATTTTGTTAATCAGTATTTTAACCCAGTCTTCTTTCGCTGTTGAAAGGTTATCACCTTATTCAACAAACGAATTAGAACAATTGGAAAAAGAGTTTGTCCAACAAATTAATCAATCAGAAAGTGTGGAACGAAATCCATTGGCATCCCAATATATAAATCACATTGGAAAAAATCTTGCTCAGGCAGGCCATATTAAACCACCTGATTTCTTTATCGTAAAATCCAATGAAATCAATGCATTTGCAGGTCCCGGTGGACATATAGGTATTAATTCGCAGTTAATTCTAACCACTACCAGTGAAAGCGAGCTTGCTGGAGTCATGGCCCACGAAATCGCGCATGTGCGTTTGCATCATCTCTACAGCATGATCGAACATCAAAAACAAATGCGTATCCCCATGCTTGCCACGGTACTGGCTTCTGCTGCATTAGGGGTAATTAATCCCACTGTAGGAATGGCTGGGATGATGGGCGCTCTGTCAGGATTTTCACAAGATAATATTAATTTTGCCCGCTCCAAAGAAAAAGAGGCGGATAGAATTGGGATCGATATGCTGATTAAAGCCGGGTATAATCCTCATAGTATGGCTGCTTTTTTTAAAAAAATGCAGGAAAACTCACGCTATTATTATACTGCAAATGTGCCAGCTATTTTGCGATCTCATCCTTTGGATGGAGACCGAATCGCTGAAGCAGAGAGTCGCACTGCCTCATTTGCCCGCAAAAAGTATCCTGACTCTAATGATTATGCCTTAGTCAAAGAGATAATTCGCACCTCAGTCATACGCGATCCTAAGCGCTTACTTGATTATTACGAACATCAATGTAACAAAAAAACTCCTGCTCATGCCTGTCAATATGGACATGCACTTGCATTAATTAGCACCAATAAATATACCCAAGCCTCTGCAATTCTGACTCCCTTATTAGAACAACAAAACAGTCTCTATTTTCAAATTGCTATGGCACAAGCAGAAACAGGTTTAACACAATATAAATCAGCGCTTTCTCGATTAGAGGAAATACAAAAAAATTACCCCGATAATTATGCGGCACTTATGGCTTATGCTGACGGTTTACTGGCCGCAAATCAAAATGAAAAAGCAACTGCTATCTTGCTGAAAGGAAGTAGAAAATACAAACAAGACCTACCTCTTTGCCGTCAGTTAGCACAAGCACAAGCACAAGCTCATAAAAAGGGATATGCCTATTTTACTCAAGCCCAATGCCTGCTTCTTGAAGGACAGAAAAGAGCTGCCGTAGCCCAACTAAAAGTTGCACGTAGTCTTGCAAAAAATGATCCTTATTTATTAGCAAGAATCTCAGCTAAAATTGATGAAATTGTGAATTGA
- a CDS encoding YajQ family cyclic di-GMP-binding protein: MPSFDIVSEINKVELRHAVDNAVREMTTRFDFRGVDASIELNDLTVTLRAESDFQVRQLEDLFRNHCSKRNVDASGVDIEDKPVHSGKFYSLNMTFKQGIDQPTAKEIVKYVKDSKAKVQTSIQGDKVRVTGKKRDDLQETIALLKKSDIKLPLQYENFRD, translated from the coding sequence ATGCCTTCTTTTGATATAGTCTCTGAAATCAATAAAGTTGAATTACGTCATGCTGTTGATAATGCAGTACGGGAGATGACTACCCGCTTTGATTTTCGTGGAGTAGACGCAAGTATTGAACTTAACGATCTTACTGTTACTTTACGGGCAGAATCGGATTTTCAAGTCAGACAATTAGAAGACTTATTTCGTAATCACTGCAGTAAAAGAAATGTTGACGCTTCGGGTGTTGACATAGAAGATAAGCCCGTACACAGTGGCAAATTTTACTCTTTGAATATGACTTTTAAACAAGGCATTGATCAACCCACTGCTAAAGAAATTGTGAAATATGTTAAAGACTCCAAGGCCAAAGTGCAGACATCTATCCAAGGAGATAAAGTACGAGTGACAGGGAAAAAACGTGACGATTTGCAAGAAACCATTGCTCTTTTAAAAAAATCCGATATCAAGCTCCCGTTGCAATATGAGAACTTTCGGGATTAA
- a CDS encoding MFS transporter, protein MSEPKKPSLFNLFWLLNYISIASVSAAIITPALPQIQTQYTLSPGTIEWIVSAFLIGYVGGQLIYAPLANQFGRLKALRTGLTINLVGICICLFAIFQENYWILVSGRLITALGSASGLACTFILINEWLPESQRKTAMAYSVLSFALGIGFAVVIGGIITEYLHWQGCFWFLLAHGIIMLLGTSVFSETLVHPKRIRVITIIRDYYAALASEQLVIFSLVVGCCSAISYCFSAAGPQIAEKLLTLSAAEYGYWNSLNIVGMLLGGLSAKQLLARLAARQVIAIGFLGVAFGIGNLLIMWFFESQSSLWFFLTTASLYLFSGLLFSGGSLIASNALTDKASAAAMMSFVNMCFATVSVIIMGYLQVNPLVSFIIILSAIWLLIVTLLIVKGTKNKD, encoded by the coding sequence ATGTCAGAGCCCAAAAAACCCTCTTTATTTAATCTATTTTGGTTGCTCAATTATATTTCTATTGCATCTGTCTCCGCTGCGATTATTACCCCTGCGTTGCCTCAGATTCAAACCCAATATACATTAAGTCCTGGAACTATCGAATGGATTGTTTCCGCATTTTTGATTGGTTATGTCGGTGGTCAACTAATTTATGCGCCTCTTGCCAATCAATTTGGACGTTTAAAAGCATTACGCACCGGCCTAACAATTAATTTAGTTGGAATTTGTATCTGTCTATTCGCTATTTTTCAAGAAAACTATTGGATACTCGTTAGCGGTCGACTCATCACTGCACTCGGCTCAGCGAGTGGGCTTGCTTGTACCTTCATACTCATCAATGAATGGTTACCTGAATCACAACGAAAAACTGCTATGGCCTATTCAGTATTATCCTTTGCTTTAGGTATAGGATTTGCTGTAGTAATTGGTGGAATAATTACTGAATATCTGCATTGGCAAGGGTGCTTCTGGTTTCTACTGGCACACGGCATCATCATGCTTTTAGGAACCTCTGTTTTTAGTGAAACGCTCGTGCATCCCAAACGGATTCGAGTTATAACCATTATTCGTGATTATTATGCTGCTCTTGCTTCTGAGCAACTTGTGATTTTTTCTTTAGTCGTTGGATGCTGCTCCGCAATATCCTACTGTTTTTCAGCAGCAGGCCCTCAAATAGCCGAAAAGTTATTAACATTATCTGCTGCTGAGTATGGCTACTGGAATAGCCTTAATATAGTTGGCATGCTTTTAGGGGGATTATCTGCGAAACAATTACTTGCTCGTTTAGCAGCAAGACAAGTCATTGCAATTGGTTTTTTGGGAGTCGCCTTTGGAATAGGCAATTTATTAATCATGTGGTTTTTCGAAAGCCAATCGTCATTATGGTTTTTCCTAACCACAGCCAGTTTGTATTTATTTAGTGGGTTATTATTTTCCGGAGGTTCTTTAATCGCATCAAATGCCCTTACAGATAAAGCCAGTGCTGCAGCCATGATGAGTTTTGTTAATATGTGTTTTGCAACCGTAAGCGTGATCATCATGGGCTATTTACAAGTTAATCCTTTGGTCAGTTTTATAATTATCTTAAGTGCCATTTGGCTGCTTATTGTTACATTACTGATTGTGAAAGGCACTAAAAACAAAGACTAA
- a CDS encoding alpha/beta hydrolase codes for MSHNDIPRSLQNFLDLVNTKSFTYTPEEVRDLAEKTAEVFVLQPKTFVPLISNQKVKLVSHEIETRIYHPAPQKKLPLALYFHGGGHLSGSIQTHDALCRRIAVASNSVVVSVGYRLAPECPYPEGLLDCIAVFEQRVLLLKDYQVNTEHVFLVGDSAGGNLAISVGHKLKERGDNAIKGVALIYPSVDFSMSYDSYQRNGTGFLLTREKIKWYFDNYFRNDEDRIQASPIHFKNLELLPPCYIAAAEYDPLFDEAIAFAKKIEALGVAVQLEEFKGMIHVFAQLELFVPNQVFQLVESIGHFIKSLS; via the coding sequence ATGTCGCATAATGATATTCCACGTTCCTTACAAAATTTTTTAGATTTAGTAAATACAAAATCATTCACATATACACCTGAAGAAGTACGTGATCTTGCTGAAAAAACAGCTGAAGTCTTTGTGCTACAACCCAAAACATTTGTGCCATTAATAAGCAATCAAAAAGTTAAGCTCGTTAGTCATGAAATAGAAACCCGAATTTACCACCCTGCCCCGCAAAAAAAATTACCCTTGGCTCTTTATTTTCATGGCGGTGGACATTTATCAGGCAGTATCCAAACCCATGATGCTCTTTGTCGACGAATTGCTGTTGCCAGCAATTCAGTGGTTGTTTCAGTTGGATATAGATTGGCTCCTGAATGCCCTTATCCTGAAGGACTGCTTGATTGTATTGCTGTTTTTGAACAAAGAGTGCTCTTATTAAAAGATTATCAAGTGAATACTGAACACGTATTTTTAGTTGGTGATAGTGCAGGAGGAAATTTGGCAATTTCAGTAGGCCATAAATTAAAGGAGCGTGGCGATAATGCGATTAAAGGAGTAGCCTTAATCTACCCTTCCGTTGATTTCTCGATGAGTTATGACTCATATCAACGCAATGGAACAGGATTTTTGTTAACTCGAGAAAAAATTAAATGGTATTTCGATAATTATTTTCGAAATGATGAAGATCGGATCCAAGCATCGCCAATTCATTTCAAAAACTTAGAATTATTACCACCTTGCTACATTGCAGCAGCTGAATATGATCCTTTATTTGATGAAGCGATTGCCTTCGCAAAAAAAATAGAAGCTTTAGGTGTCGCCGTGCAATTAGAAGAATTTAAAGGAATGATCCATGTTTTTGCTCAATTAGAACTTTTTGTGCCAAATCAAGTTTTTCAGTTGGTTGAATCAATAGGGCATTTTATCAAATCACTCAGTTAA
- a CDS encoding acylphosphatase, producing MTNHICMRCYVSGKVQGVWYRASAQSEARKLGISGWARNLDDGRVEVFACGTVESLQMFYEWLKEGPKYAVVKECTYEEHIWQEYSGFDTF from the coding sequence ATGACGAATCATATATGCATGCGCTGTTATGTTTCTGGAAAAGTCCAAGGAGTATGGTACAGAGCCTCTGCCCAATCGGAGGCAAGAAAGTTAGGTATTAGTGGTTGGGCACGAAATCTTGATGATGGACGTGTTGAGGTTTTTGCTTGTGGTACGGTTGAGAGTTTGCAAATGTTTTATGAATGGCTAAAAGAGGGGCCCAAGTATGCTGTTGTGAAAGAATGTACTTATGAAGAGCATATATGGCAAGAGTATAGCGGTTTTGATACGTTTTAG
- a CDS encoding hotdog fold thioesterase — MAIWFKEISLKDLNQFGKNTMSEYLNIQFIEIGDDFLKATMPVNERTKQPIGILHGGANLALAETVASTAANSVIDLKLFFCVGLEINANHLHSVKEGLVTAITSPIHLGRSTQVWQIQIFNEEGKQTCVSRMTAAVINRPS, encoded by the coding sequence ATGGCTATATGGTTTAAAGAAATTTCATTAAAAGACCTTAATCAATTTGGAAAAAACACCATGTCTGAATATCTTAATATACAATTTATAGAAATTGGTGATGATTTTTTAAAAGCAACTATGCCAGTCAATGAACGCACCAAGCAACCTATAGGAATTCTTCATGGAGGAGCTAACTTGGCATTAGCAGAAACCGTAGCAAGCACGGCTGCAAATTCAGTGATTGATTTAAAGCTATTTTTTTGTGTTGGTTTGGAAATTAATGCCAACCATCTTCATTCAGTTAAAGAAGGATTAGTAACGGCTATCACTTCTCCAATTCATCTTGGTCGTTCCACTCAGGTTTGGCAAATTCAGATTTTTAACGAGGAAGGCAAACAAACTTGTGTTTCGAGAATGACTGCAGCGGTCATAAACCGACCGTCTTAG
- a CDS encoding GCG_CRPN prefix-to-repeats domain-containing protein produces MNTYSCISKVLRSGIIVGSLLFAVSYTSVADAAQGCGHGWHRNGYGGCVLNHPGPNSTPAPYHPGCWRNGWGQLRCY; encoded by the coding sequence ATGAATACTTATTCTTGCATTTCAAAAGTATTACGCTCAGGTATTATTGTTGGCTCTTTACTCTTTGCTGTAAGTTACACATCAGTTGCCGACGCAGCTCAAGGCTGTGGACATGGCTGGCATAGAAACGGTTATGGTGGATGCGTTCTCAACCATCCCGGCCCCAATTCGACACCAGCCCCATATCATCCAGGATGCTGGCGAAATGGGTGGGGGCAATTGCGCTGTTATTGA
- a CDS encoding hydroxyethylthiazole kinase, producing MTPEVNEALRKIRQQKPFILTITNYFPMGYVASGIRSIGGFPIMCNAEQELEELLKITGSVVINVGKLDDSFIKLCNHICHMSKKFNVPIILDPVGAGASRYRTDAIINLIKNHRISILRGYPNEIASILTGELAIQDNKHFIDEKIIIEHTKSLSKKYNMTIVVSGKRHIVVDSHQMTQFNFDSDLVQKVAGIGNLLSGIIGSFHSVIKDPFLAAKSSVHFYAECVGPTSSTAGGPASLIIEVIDMMYINAIKAQLFT from the coding sequence ATGACCCCCGAAGTGAATGAAGCGCTAAGAAAAATTAGACAACAAAAGCCATTTATATTAACAATCACTAATTATTTTCCCATGGGATATGTTGCAAGTGGCATACGCAGTATTGGTGGGTTCCCCATAATGTGCAATGCAGAGCAAGAACTTGAAGAATTACTGAAAATTACAGGATCAGTAGTGATCAATGTAGGAAAATTAGACGATTCCTTTATCAAACTATGTAATCATATCTGCCACATGTCAAAAAAATTCAATGTGCCCATTATCTTAGATCCTGTAGGTGCAGGCGCAAGCCGATACAGAACAGATGCGATAATTAATCTGATTAAAAATCACCGTATTTCTATTCTCCGTGGCTACCCCAATGAAATTGCAAGCATTCTTACAGGAGAACTTGCAATTCAAGATAACAAGCATTTTATCGACGAGAAAATTATAATAGAACATACAAAATCCCTATCAAAAAAATATAATATGACGATAGTCGTCAGTGGGAAAAGACATATCGTCGTTGATTCACATCAAATGACTCAATTTAATTTTGACTCTGATCTTGTACAGAAAGTGGCAGGAATAGGAAATTTACTTTCAGGAATTATAGGCTCATTTCATAGTGTCATTAAAGATCCTTTTCTGGCAGCAAAAAGTTCAGTTCATTTTTATGCCGAATGTGTTGGCCCAACATCATCTACGGCGGGAGGACCTGCTTCTCTAATTATAGAAGTTATTGATATGATGTACATTAACGCAATAAAAGCACAATTATTTACATAA